One stretch of Limnothrix sp. FACHB-406 DNA includes these proteins:
- a CDS encoding type II toxin-antitoxin system PemK/MazF family toxin — MIFQPGDVVTVDFPGVTGIKRRPAVVLSSSIYHVHRPDVIVGLITTQTKALGITDYKLQDWKSAGLRVESIFRSFIVTLPPSANLARIGQLSERDWEGVQSCLKIALAAFDDSDS, encoded by the coding sequence GTGATCTTCCAGCCAGGTGATGTCGTCACCGTGGACTTTCCTGGTGTCACGGGCATCAAGCGCCGTCCTGCGGTTGTTTTGTCTTCATCTATTTATCATGTCCATCGTCCTGATGTCATTGTGGGACTGATTACAACTCAAACAAAAGCTTTGGGCATCACAGACTATAAACTCCAAGATTGGAAATCAGCCGGTTTACGAGTTGAATCGATTTTCCGCAGCTTCATTGTGACATTGCCTCCTTCAGCAAACTTAGCTCGCATTGGGCAGCTATCAGAACGCGATTGGGAAGGTGTTCAAAGTTGTCTCAAAATAGCCCTTGCAGCCTTCGATGATTCAGACAGTTGA
- a CDS encoding Hsp20/alpha crystallin family protein: MTLIRWEPYREIESLRRRFDRLLDGALMTPLAIDPELHHAPAAELEETADALLLRLELPGVDPKTVDVEVTAESVSIAGERRSEKTVQEDSAFRTEFRYGKFQRVISLPTRVQNAQATANYQNGILELRLPKVEEEKNKVVKLSIG; the protein is encoded by the coding sequence ATGACCTTGATTCGTTGGGAACCCTATCGAGAAATTGAGTCGCTCCGTCGTCGTTTTGATCGACTCTTGGATGGCGCACTGATGACTCCTTTGGCGATCGATCCGGAATTGCACCACGCACCGGCTGCGGAATTGGAAGAAACCGCTGATGCGCTATTGTTGCGCCTGGAGCTACCGGGCGTTGATCCGAAAACCGTTGATGTGGAAGTGACGGCGGAGTCGGTTTCGATCGCTGGTGAGCGACGCTCCGAGAAAACCGTCCAAGAAGACAGCGCTTTCCGCACCGAATTTCGTTACGGCAAGTTTCAACGAGTGATTTCGTTGCCTACCCGCGTTCAAAATGCCCAAGCCACTGCCAACTATCAAAATGGCATTTTGGAACTGCGGTTGCCCAAGGTGGAAGAAGAAAAGAACAAGGTTGTGAAGCTGTCGATCGGCTAG
- the msrA gene encoding peptide-methionine (S)-S-oxide reductase MsrA, translated as MFFGLKQKSTMPTAKEALPGRSTKMPIKNQHFVNGNPIEGPFPAGLETALFGLGCFWGAERKFWQTPGVFSTAVGYAAGHTPNPTYHEVCTGLTGHNEVVLVVYDPQQVSYEQLLKVFWESHNPTQGMRQGNDVGTQYRSGIYTYNEAQKAAAIGSKEQYQGALTQAGHGDITTEILDAPEFYYAEDYHQQYLAKNPGGYCGLGGTGVSCPVGLAV; from the coding sequence ATGTTTTTTGGTTTAAAGCAAAAGTCCACGATGCCCACCGCCAAAGAAGCGTTACCGGGGCGATCGACCAAAATGCCCATCAAGAATCAGCATTTTGTGAATGGCAACCCGATCGAGGGGCCCTTCCCGGCCGGTCTGGAAACGGCCCTGTTTGGGTTGGGTTGTTTTTGGGGAGCCGAGCGCAAGTTTTGGCAAACCCCCGGCGTATTTTCCACGGCCGTGGGCTATGCGGCCGGGCACACGCCCAACCCCACTTACCACGAAGTTTGCACGGGCCTGACGGGCCACAACGAAGTGGTGCTGGTGGTCTATGACCCGCAACAGGTGAGCTATGAGCAACTGTTGAAGGTCTTTTGGGAAAGCCACAACCCCACCCAAGGGATGCGCCAGGGCAACGATGTGGGAACCCAATATCGATCGGGCATCTATACCTACAACGAAGCCCAAAAGGCGGCGGCGATCGGCTCCAAGGAACAGTACCAAGGGGCCCTGACCCAAGCGGGCCATGGGGACATCACCACGGAAATTCTGGATGCGCCGGAGTTTTACTACGCGGAAGACTATCACCAGCAATATTTGGCTAAAAATCCCGGCGGCTATTGTGGCCTGGGCGGCACGGGGGTGAGCTGTCCCGTGGGCTTGGCGGTTTAG
- a CDS encoding Uma2 family endonuclease: MSWGCPRGPAADRSFVGPGGPLAMSAIAIDLQPDLALDDATFARICRQNPHCKFERTAAEELVIVALTGGGTGQRNSRLTARLVLWNEETGLGEVFDSSTGFKLPNGAIRSPDVAWVSRDRWLALSAKEQDSYPPLCPDFVVELKSPSDDLGQVQAKMQEYLNNGLRLGWLLDPAEAIAQIYRPDRPVETLKSPTTLSGDSCLPGFSLSLAGILDS; encoded by the coding sequence TTGTCTTGGGGTTGCCCTCGGGGCCCGGCGGCCGATCGTTCCTTTGTTGGCCCCGGTGGGCCCCTTGCCATGAGCGCGATCGCGATCGATCTTCAGCCGGACTTGGCCTTGGACGATGCCACCTTTGCCCGCATCTGTCGCCAAAATCCCCACTGCAAATTTGAACGAACCGCCGCAGAAGAATTAGTGATCGTGGCCCTCACGGGAGGCGGAACGGGACAGCGCAACTCACGCCTCACGGCGCGGTTGGTGTTGTGGAATGAAGAGACGGGCTTGGGCGAGGTGTTTGACTCTTCCACGGGGTTTAAACTGCCGAACGGAGCCATTCGATCGCCCGATGTTGCTTGGGTCAGCCGCGATCGCTGGTTGGCCCTCAGCGCCAAGGAACAGGATAGCTATCCGCCCCTTTGTCCTGATTTTGTGGTGGAGCTAAAGTCGCCCAGTGATGACTTGGGCCAAGTGCAAGCAAAGATGCAGGAATATCTCAACAATGGGCTGCGTTTGGGGTGGTTGCTGGATCCGGCGGAGGCGATCGCCCAGATCTACCGACCCGATCGCCCGGTGGAAACCCTGAAATCCCCCACCACCTTGAGCGGCGATAGTTGCTTACCGGGGTTTTCCCTCTCTTTGGCCGGCATTTTGGATTCCTAG
- a CDS encoding UPF0182 family protein, translated as MTRTRSPLAVNSTPPIAAPDRARQQPWRWALGGLGFVLAIGLAVRWLGDGLWFGQLGYGSLWWMRLAVQAALFGVGAIGSLAVLWGNLWLAEQLNRRESVALGPDPDRPWWVMPRAIEPRGERLVGGRLDLLPLLLVSGLLALGLALLVVHYGQIGWTAGREALPTAVPRLQPLLLWELLEPLRSGQWWWLALPGCLWALGAIAPRWGLRALGAIAALNFAWIGSQHWATILLAAHPSRFQQVDPVFGLDVGWFVFGLPLVELLEFWAIGLLLWSALLVGLYYLLSQKSLARGRFPGFTVGEWRHGCGLLGLVLLAAGISAGVACFDLLNSTRGAAYGAGFADIRVQLPANIGLGLVSLGSGVWLLGYALTGLQPRRWLDGRVAQPTGDRRPDLPPRLVAIGLLCYAIGGISLGFLLPEAVQGAIVEPNELERERPYIERNIAFTRSAFGLDRVQAESFDPQATLSAEDLQTYEPTLDSVRLWDTNPLLDTNRQLQQIRSYYRFANADLDRYRLPDRPNPAPAATDRSTLHPTILSMRELDTTALSAPAQTWLNRHLVYTHGYGFTLSPANQVGAGGLPLYWVRDIGSGTDDAGGGILRAANGQVSQGIPLDRPRVYFGELTNTYILAPTAAQELDYPRGNDNAYNHYDGQGGVLLGDHWWKRWLLAVYLRDWQLLLTNNLTPDTRLLWRRNVRERVRTIAPFLQFDRDPYAVAVNLQSAADTDGFDRRSHLFWIVDGYTTSRRYPYSEPSRAGFNYIRNSVKAVIDAYNGTVRFYVADGDDPLIRSWQAVFPELLRPIDQCPPAIRSHFRYPIDLFAVQSEKLLTYHMSNPQEFYNREDLWQIPNEIYGNQPQPIQPYFALMQLPGTSQPEFVQLLPFSPAKRSNLIGWLAARSDGDRYGRLLLYQFPKDRLVFGIEQVEARINQDPDIARQISLWNRQGSKVIQGNLVAIPIGRSILYVEPLYLAADAGGLPTLIRLVVAHGDRIVMQPTLDTAITAMFGQRSPAPQAAPPSTS; from the coding sequence ATGACCCGGACGCGATCGCCCTTGGCTGTCAATTCAACGCCCCCCATAGCGGCCCCCGATCGAGCCAGGCAGCAACCCTGGCGGTGGGCCCTAGGCGGGTTGGGTTTTGTGCTGGCGATCGGGCTGGCGGTGCGCTGGCTGGGGGATGGCCTTTGGTTTGGCCAGTTGGGCTATGGCTCCCTTTGGTGGATGCGGCTGGCGGTGCAGGCGGCTCTGTTTGGGGTGGGGGCGATCGGGTCGTTGGCGGTGCTGTGGGGCAATCTGTGGCTGGCGGAACAGCTCAACCGCCGGGAGTCGGTGGCCCTGGGCCCTGATCCCGATCGCCCCTGGTGGGTGATGCCTCGGGCGATCGAACCGCGCGGGGAACGGCTGGTGGGCGGCCGGCTAGATTTGCTGCCATTGCTGCTGGTGTCGGGATTGTTGGCCCTGGGGTTGGCCCTGCTGGTGGTGCATTACGGGCAAATTGGCTGGACGGCGGGGCGGGAAGCCTTACCCACGGCGGTTCCTCGTTTGCAACCGCTGTTGTTGTGGGAACTGCTGGAACCGTTGCGATCGGGACAATGGTGGTGGTTGGCGCTGCCGGGATGCCTTTGGGCCCTGGGGGCGATCGCGCCGAGGTGGGGCTTGCGGGCCTTAGGGGCGATCGCCGCGTTGAACTTTGCCTGGATTGGCTCCCAACATTGGGCGACGATTTTGCTGGCCGCCCACCCCAGCCGATTTCAGCAGGTGGATCCGGTGTTTGGGTTGGATGTGGGCTGGTTTGTGTTTGGCTTGCCCCTGGTGGAACTGTTGGAGTTTTGGGCGATCGGGCTGTTGCTTTGGTCGGCCCTGTTGGTGGGGCTATATTACCTGCTCAGTCAGAAATCCTTGGCTCGGGGGCGATTTCCCGGCTTCACGGTGGGGGAATGGCGGCATGGCTGCGGCCTCTTGGGGTTGGTGTTGTTGGCAGCGGGCATCAGCGCCGGGGTTGCCTGTTTTGATTTGCTCAATTCCACCCGAGGTGCTGCCTATGGAGCCGGCTTTGCGGATATTCGCGTGCAGTTGCCAGCCAACATTGGCTTGGGGTTGGTGTCCTTGGGCAGTGGGGTTTGGCTGCTGGGCTATGCCTTGACGGGGTTGCAACCTCGGCGCTGGCTGGATGGCCGGGTGGCACAACCCACGGGCGATCGCCGGCCGGATTTGCCGCCCCGGTTGGTGGCGATCGGGCTGTTGTGCTACGCGATCGGGGGCATCAGTCTGGGTTTTCTGTTGCCCGAGGCGGTGCAGGGGGCAATTGTGGAACCCAATGAGCTGGAGCGGGAACGGCCCTACATTGAGCGCAACATTGCCTTTACCCGATCAGCGTTTGGTCTCGATCGGGTGCAAGCGGAATCCTTTGACCCCCAAGCCACCCTCAGCGCGGAGGATCTGCAAACCTATGAACCGACCCTCGACAGTGTGCGCCTTTGGGACACGAACCCGCTGCTAGATACCAATCGGCAGTTACAACAAATCCGCTCCTATTACCGATTTGCCAACGCAGACCTCGATCGGTACCGATTGCCCGATCGGCCCAATCCGGCCCCGGCCGCCACAGACCGATCGACCCTCCATCCCACCATCCTCTCCATGCGGGAGTTGGACACCACCGCCCTGTCAGCCCCGGCCCAAACTTGGCTGAACCGCCATTTGGTCTACACCCACGGCTATGGCTTCACCCTCAGTCCCGCCAACCAAGTGGGAGCCGGTGGCCTGCCGCTCTATTGGGTTCGGGACATTGGTTCCGGCACTGATGACGCGGGCGGTGGCATCCTACGGGCCGCCAATGGGCAGGTGAGCCAGGGCATTCCCCTTGATCGGCCCCGGGTCTACTTTGGTGAGCTGACCAATACCTACATCCTGGCTCCGACCGCAGCCCAAGAGTTGGACTATCCCCGAGGCAATGACAACGCCTATAACCACTACGACGGTCAAGGCGGGGTGCTACTGGGCGATCACTGGTGGAAGCGGTGGCTGTTGGCGGTCTATCTACGCGATTGGCAGTTACTGCTGACCAATAACCTCACGCCGGACACGCGCTTGCTCTGGCGGCGGAATGTGCGGGAACGGGTACGGACGATCGCCCCCTTCTTGCAGTTCGATCGCGATCCCTACGCCGTGGCCGTGAACCTGCAATCGGCGGCGGATACCGATGGGTTCGATCGCCGCAGCCACCTGTTCTGGATTGTGGATGGCTACACCACCAGCCGCCGTTATCCCTATTCCGAACCCAGCCGCGCCGGTTTTAATTACATTCGCAATTCCGTGAAAGCGGTGATTGATGCCTATAACGGCACGGTGCGGTTTTATGTGGCCGATGGGGATGATCCGCTGATTCGCAGTTGGCAAGCGGTGTTCCCGGAACTCTTGCGCCCGATCGACCAATGCCCGCCGGCCATTCGATCACACTTCCGCTACCCGATCGATCTGTTTGCTGTGCAATCGGAAAAGCTGCTGACCTATCACATGAGCAATCCCCAGGAGTTCTATAACCGGGAGGATCTGTGGCAAATTCCCAACGAAATTTACGGCAACCAGCCCCAACCGATTCAGCCCTACTTTGCCCTGATGCAACTGCCCGGCACCAGCCAACCGGAGTTTGTGCAGTTGTTGCCCTTCAGCCCCGCCAAGCGCAGCAACCTGATTGGCTGGTTGGCGGCCCGCTCCGATGGCGATCGCTACGGCCGACTCTTGCTCTATCAATTCCCCAAGGATCGGCTGGTGTTTGGGATTGAGCAGGTGGAAGCCCGCATTAATCAGGATCCGGACATTGCACGCCAAATTAGCCTTTGGAATCGCCAGGGTTCCAAGGTGATTCAAGGGAACTTAGTCGCCATCCCGATCGGGCGGTCCATTCTCTATGTGGAGCCGCTATATCTCGCGGCCGATGCGGGCGGCCTGCCGACCCTGATTCGGCTGGTGGTGGCCCATGGCGATCGAATTGTGATGCAACCCACCCTCGACACGGCAATCACGGCCATGTTTGGCCAACGATCGCCAGCCCCTCAGGCCGCTCCCCCATCAACCTCCTAG
- a CDS encoding nucleoside recognition domain-containing protein produces MKTKVSPLNPIWLFLIAFATVVAAYGGKMKPLTEASFKGAGSAVELAIGLVGSMALWLGIMRVAEEAGLMQAIARAIRPVMVRLFPTVPPEHPAMSAMIMNLAANALGLGNAATPLGLKAMKELDRLNPNPGTATNAMCLFLAINTASVTLIPLEVIAVRASAGTTQPASIVLTTLIATAIGTTAAVLAAKFAARRSPDSAPVIEPTEPIASATDDSEAIEPAVDTAPPPVLHPPSRVGQLVFGGLVLAFLGAIVQKVIRHGFGFVFSLEGFTTISNWVLPMFISGFLIYGYFRGVRVYEALTEGAKEGFEIAVRVIPFMVAIFVAIGMFRASGALELLTNLLTPVTALIGMPAEALPMALIRPLSGSGAFGFMSEIVKANPNSFLADLVSTMQGASDTTFYTLAVYFGSVAIIRTRYALPVGLFADAVSAIASVLVCRLLLPGAA; encoded by the coding sequence ATGAAAACGAAAGTTTCGCCCCTGAACCCGATTTGGCTATTTCTAATTGCCTTCGCCACGGTGGTGGCGGCCTATGGCGGCAAGATGAAACCCCTGACGGAGGCTTCCTTCAAAGGGGCGGGCAGCGCGGTGGAACTGGCGATCGGGCTGGTGGGTTCCATGGCCCTGTGGTTGGGGATTATGCGCGTGGCGGAGGAAGCTGGGTTGATGCAGGCGATCGCCCGGGCGATTCGGCCCGTGATGGTGCGGCTGTTTCCGACCGTGCCGCCGGAGCATCCCGCCATGTCCGCCATGATCATGAACTTGGCGGCCAACGCGCTGGGCTTGGGCAACGCGGCCACGCCCTTGGGTTTGAAGGCGATGAAAGAACTCGATCGCCTGAATCCCAACCCCGGCACGGCCACCAACGCCATGTGCTTGTTTTTGGCGATTAACACGGCCTCGGTGACGCTGATTCCCTTGGAGGTGATCGCCGTGCGGGCCAGCGCGGGCACGACCCAACCGGCCTCGATCGTCCTCACCACTCTGATTGCCACGGCGATCGGGACAACAGCGGCGGTGCTGGCCGCCAAGTTTGCCGCCCGTCGATCGCCTGATTCAGCCCCGGTGATTGAGCCAACCGAGCCGATCGCATCCGCAACCGATGATTCAGAGGCGATCGAACCGGCCGTGGACACCGCCCCGCCGCCTGTATTGCATCCCCCCAGCCGTGTCGGTCAACTGGTGTTTGGTGGGTTGGTGCTGGCGTTTCTCGGGGCGATCGTCCAAAAGGTGATCCGCCACGGTTTTGGCTTTGTCTTCAGCTTGGAAGGCTTCACCACCATTTCCAACTGGGTGCTGCCGATGTTTATCAGCGGCTTCCTAATCTATGGCTACTTTCGCGGCGTGCGGGTCTATGAAGCCCTGACCGAGGGTGCAAAGGAAGGCTTTGAAATTGCCGTGCGGGTAATTCCGTTTATGGTGGCAATTTTCGTGGCGATCGGGATGTTCCGGGCCAGCGGCGCGTTGGAATTGCTGACCAATCTGCTCACTCCCGTCACCGCCTTAATTGGGATGCCCGCCGAAGCGCTGCCCATGGCCCTGATTCGGCCGCTGTCCGGCAGTGGCGCGTTTGGCTTCATGTCGGAAATTGTGAAAGCCAACCCCAACAGCTTCCTGGCGGATTTGGTTTCCACCATGCAGGGCGCATCGGACACCACGTTCTATACGCTGGCGGTTTATTTCGGCAGTGTGGCGATTATTCGGACGCGCTATGCCTTGCCGGTGGGGTTATTTGCGGATGCGGTCAGTGCGATCGCCTCGGTGTTGGTTTGTCGGTTGCTGCTGCCGGGTGCGGCCTAG
- a CDS encoding sensor histidine kinase, with protein MKPIKQQHRFYLFQQLIWGVLFSLLIAGFIIMALGALLTDKQIDQQLKQQARSITEGVVFSIEGLIELGNTGEGLIELRNTSIIQRVVQNYATLPLVMEVAVINPQNKVLAQSDTFPTRLSFSALPSPFTEVLDQAAQTGLPTSFSTRIDRHSVLVSVLPFSNTLFGQANRRGLAIVILDADALRKQAVQALSITVLIYIFGIALTLILMAMWINRILLRPLKQLRNTIVSLNSIDQFVMPEGLPNNEIRLLAQSLKSSTNQIKQYQEFLHKQAQALEVAVQDLSAKNTQLDSALSELHHTQIQMIQSEKMSSLGQMVAGIAHEINNPLGFIHSNLVHITSYVQDLIGVIQACQEQIPQFPTTLQDKIDEIDLIFVQEDIIKTLQSMQIGTERIREIVLSLRNFARLDEAKLKVVNIHDGIESTLLILQHRLQATDHRSEIQIRKYYGELPLIECYAGQINQVLMSVLMNAIDALDSLNQRSKTPEIHPQIKIQTEEISEQKIKIAVSDNGSGMTQEIMSNIFDPFFTTKPIGKGTGLGLSISYQIITENHHGRLFCESEIGVGTTFTIELPTHQTR; from the coding sequence ATGAAACCCATAAAGCAACAGCATCGGTTTTATCTGTTTCAACAACTGATATGGGGTGTTTTATTTTCACTGTTGATTGCTGGTTTTATTATTATGGCTCTTGGTGCTCTATTGACTGATAAACAAATAGATCAGCAGTTAAAACAACAGGCCCGATCCATTACTGAAGGTGTCGTTTTTTCCATCGAAGGATTAATTGAACTAGGTAACACCGGCGAAGGATTAATCGAACTGCGTAACACCAGTATTATTCAGCGGGTCGTCCAGAACTATGCCACCTTACCGCTAGTGATGGAAGTCGCGGTGATTAATCCCCAGAACAAGGTCTTAGCCCAGAGTGATACGTTTCCGACTCGTCTGTCCTTTTCAGCCTTACCCTCTCCATTCACAGAAGTTCTAGACCAAGCAGCTCAAACCGGTTTACCAACTAGTTTCAGTACGAGAATTGATCGTCATAGCGTCTTGGTTTCAGTACTACCGTTTAGCAACACCTTATTTGGTCAGGCTAACCGTCGGGGGCTGGCAATCGTTATTCTCGATGCCGATGCCCTTCGTAAACAGGCAGTACAAGCTCTCTCAATAACAGTTCTCATTTATATTTTTGGCATTGCTCTGACACTGATCCTCATGGCTATGTGGATCAATCGCATTCTCTTGCGCCCCCTCAAGCAACTCAGAAATACAATTGTCAGCCTAAATAGCATTGACCAATTTGTGATGCCTGAAGGATTACCAAATAATGAAATTCGACTGCTAGCCCAGTCTCTAAAGAGTTCAACCAATCAAATCAAACAATATCAGGAATTTCTTCACAAACAAGCTCAAGCTTTAGAAGTTGCTGTTCAAGATCTCAGCGCCAAAAATACTCAACTGGATAGCGCATTATCTGAATTACATCACACCCAAATTCAAATGATTCAGTCTGAGAAGATGTCATCTTTAGGGCAGATGGTAGCTGGTATTGCTCATGAAATTAATAACCCACTGGGGTTCATTCATAGCAACTTAGTCCATATCACTAGCTACGTTCAGGACTTGATTGGGGTGATTCAAGCATGTCAAGAACAAATTCCACAATTTCCGACTACATTGCAAGATAAAATTGATGAAATTGATCTTATTTTTGTGCAAGAGGATATCATCAAGACTCTTCAGTCAATGCAGATTGGTACTGAGCGGATTCGCGAAATTGTTTTGTCATTGCGTAATTTTGCACGATTAGATGAAGCAAAACTTAAAGTAGTCAATATTCATGATGGAATTGAAAGTACGCTGCTGATTCTGCAACACCGACTGCAAGCAACTGACCATCGTTCCGAAATTCAAATTCGCAAATATTACGGTGAACTACCATTGATTGAGTGCTATGCAGGACAAATCAACCAAGTATTGATGAGTGTGTTGATGAATGCTATTGATGCACTTGATAGCTTGAATCAACGATCCAAGACACCAGAAATTCATCCTCAGATTAAGATTCAGACAGAAGAAATCTCTGAGCAAAAAATCAAAATCGCAGTTAGTGACAATGGATCGGGAATGACTCAGGAGATTATGTCCAATATCTTTGATCCATTTTTTACAACCAAGCCAATTGGAAAGGGCACAGGACTCGGGCTTTCGATTAGCTATCAGATCATTACTGAAAATCATCATGGCAGGCTATTTTGTGAGTCAGAAATTGGTGTAGGAACAACTTTTACGATTGAACTTCCAACACACCAGACTCGGTGA
- a CDS encoding DUF427 domain-containing protein, which yields MAKAIWNGTVIAESDRTEVVEGNHYFPPDAIKSDYFQPSNTHTTCGWKGVASYYTIAVDGQTNPDAAWYYPEPKDAAKKIAGYVAFWRGVKVEA from the coding sequence ATGGCCAAAGCAATTTGGAACGGAACCGTGATTGCCGAGAGCGATCGCACCGAAGTTGTGGAAGGAAATCACTATTTCCCGCCCGATGCGATTAAGTCGGACTATTTCCAACCCAGCAACACCCACACCACCTGCGGCTGGAAAGGTGTTGCCAGCTACTACACGATCGCCGTGGATGGCCAAACCAACCCCGATGCCGCCTGGTACTATCCCGAACCCAAGGATGCGGCCAAGAAAATCGCCGGTTATGTGGCCTTCTGGCGCGGTGTGAAGGTGGAAGCGTAA